The Xylophilus rhododendri region GGCGACGTCATCGTGATACCGCCGGTGGGGCCGCGCGTGGCGATCACCGGGGCGCTCGACCAGGCGGCGATCTACGAGCTCAAAGGTTCGCAGACTTCGCTTAGCAGCATCCTGGCACTGAGCGGCGGCGTGCCCACGCTGGCAGCCACCTCCAAGGCGCTGGTCGAACGTGTCGTGCCCGGCCAGAACCCGCCGCGTCAGGTGCAGGACGTGAAGCTGGATGCGCAGGGCCTGGGCCTGCCGCTTCAGGACGGCGACATCGTGACCCTGCTCAACATCAGCCCCGCGTTCGCCAACGCGGTCACGCTGCAGGGCAATGTGGCGGCGCCGCTGCGCTACCGCTGGTTCCCGGGGATGAAGCTGCGCGACCTGATTCCAGAGAAGGATGCGCTGATCACGCCCAACTATTACCAGCGCAAGAACTTGCTGGTGCAGACGCTGGATGGCGATCGCGGCATCCAGGCGATCGATGCGACCGGCACGGCAGGTGCGGATGTCGATTCGGCACGCAAGGCTGGCGCCACTCTTAGCGACCGCGTGCGCAGCATGGTCGATCAAATCAACTGGGACTACGCCGTCATCGAGCGCCTGGACCGTGATCAACTGAAGACGACCCTGATTCCCTTCAGCCCCGGCAAGCTGCTGCTGAGCGGGGACGAAAGCCAGAACCTGGAACTGCAGCCGGGCGATGTGGTCACCGTGTTGAGCCAGAAGGACCTGAAGCTGCCGGTGCTGCGCCAGACGCGCCTTGTGCGGCTCGAAGGTGAAGTGGCCGCTGCGGGTCTGTACGAGGTCAAGCCTGGCGAAACGCTGCGCCAACTGATCGAGCGTGTCGGCGGGCTCACGCCGCAGGCTTATGTTTTCGGCACTGCCATTGACCGCGAGTCGGTGCGCAAGAAGCAGCAAGAGAACCTGGACCAGTTGATCCGCCGGCTGGAGTCGCAGCAGCAAAGCCAGATTTCCTTCCTGATCGCCAACCGCACGAACGTCGATGCGGTCGTGCTGCAGCAGCAACAGCTGCTGGCGCGTTCGCAGATCCAGAGCCTGCGCACCTTGCGCAGCGACGGACGCATCGCGCTTGAACTCGATCCCAAGCAGCAAACTGTCGTGGCGCTGCCGGACCTGCCGCTGGAAGACGGTGACCATATCCTGGTGCCGTCCACACCTGGTTTCGTGAGCGTGACCGGTGCCGTCAACAACGAGAACGTATTCATCTATCGGACCGGCAAGACCGTGGCCGATGTGGCGCAGGCCGCCGGCCTGCGCGAAGAGGCGGATCAGGACCAGATGTTCGTACTGCGTGCCGATGGCAGCATCGTGACTCGCGGCGATGCCGGCGGCGGTTTCTTCGGCGGCGGCTTCGACAAACTGGCGTTGATGCCGGGCGACACGCTCGTGGTTCCGGAGAAGCTCGATCGTGAGACCACCCGTAATTTCGTGGTCCGTCAGCTGAAGGACTTCACCCAAATCCTGTCCCAGTTCGGACTGGGCATCGCGGCCATCAAGGTCATCCAGGGTCTCTAAGGTGGCGAACGAATTTCAGAACAGGGTGGCGCTGGACGATACGCTGGCGCAAGACGAGCCCGGTCGTGACTTGATCGACCTGCTGCAGGTTGTGGCGGACAACCTGCGTTTGCTGGTGCTCGCACCGGTGGGTGTGGCGGTGCTGGCTTTTGCGGTGACGTTCGCGATTGCTCCGACCTACACCGCCATCGCCACTTTTTTGCCGCCTCAGCAGCAGCAGAGCATGGCGTCCAGCGTGCTGCAGTCGCTTGGTTCGCTCGGCGGCCTTGCAGGTGCCGCCACGGGTTTGAAAAACCCGACGGACCAGTTCGTGTCATTCCTCAAGAGCAATGCGGTCGAGGATGAACTGGTTCAGCGCTTTGGGCTGATGGATCGGTACGAGGCCAAGTTCAAGGGCGATGCGCGCAAGCAGTTGGAGAAAAACACGCGCATCGCAGCCGGTAAGGACAACATCGTGACGGTGGAGTTCGACGATCACGATCCGGCCTTCGCCGCCCAGGTAGCGAATGCCTACCCCGAGGAATTGACCCGCCTGCTCGGACGCCTGGCCATCACCGAGGCGCAGCAGCGCCGCGTTTTCTTCGGAAAGCAGCTTGCGGAGACCAAGGACAGGCTCGTCGCGGCCGAACAGGCGCTTGCAGCAACCGGAGTCAGCGTCGCCACCCTCAACGCCAATCCCGCCACGGCGCTCGAAGGGCCGGCGCGGCTGCGCGCGCAGGTGACCGCACAGGAAGTCAAGCTTGCGTCCATGCGCAGTTTCCTGACCGAGGCCGCGCCCGAGTTCCGGCAGGCGCAGGCCGAGCTGGCCGCACTGCGCAAGGAGCTGGCTCGCGCTGAAACGGCGCAGCCCGCCAGCAGTACGAACGGGGTCGCCGGCGGTAATGACTACATCGCCAAGTACCGCGACTTCAAATACCAGGAGACACTGTTGGAGTTGTTTTCCCGCCAGTACGAACTGGCCCGGGTGGACGAAAGCCGGGAGGGCGCCGTGGTCCAGTCCCTGGATGCGGCACAGCCGCCCGAGCACAAATCTAAGCCCCGCAGGGCCATTGTGGCGGCCGTAGCGGGTGCTGGCAGCTTTCTGCTCCTCCTGATCTTCATCTTTGCGCGCCGGAGCTGGCTCGATGCAAGGGCGGATGGTCAATCGGCCGAGCGCATTGAACGGTTGAGTGCGTCCTGGCGGCGCGCCTTGGGTCGAGGATAGGCCGATGCGGCGATCCGAAGAAGAGACGCAGCACCAGATGATCGCTGCCAAGGATGCGTGGGGCGAGCAGGAAGGTTGGGGAAAACGGGCCGCCAAGCGTGGCGTCGATATCGTGGGCGCCCTGCTGTTTTTCACTTTGTTCAGCGGCATCTTTATCCTGATCTGGTGGACTGTGCTCGCAACCACCGGCGGGCCGGCGACCTACAAGCACCGCCGGGTCGGCCGCGATGGCCGTGAATTCGATTGCCTGAAATTCCGCTCGATGGTGACCAACTCGGCCGAAGTGTTGCGCGATCTGCTGGAAAACGATCCGCAGGCGCGCGAGGAATGGACCACCACCTTCAAGCTGCGCCGCGATCCGCGCATCACACGCTTCGGCGCGTTCATCCGCAAAACCAGTCTCGACGAACTGCCGCAGTTCTGGAACGTCCTGCGCGGCGACATGAGCATCGTCGGACCACGTCCGGTGGTGCAACTGGAACTGGACACCTATTACGGGCCG contains the following coding sequences:
- a CDS encoding sugar transferase, with protein sequence MRRSEEETQHQMIAAKDAWGEQEGWGKRAAKRGVDIVGALLFFTLFSGIFILIWWTVLATTGGPATYKHRRVGRDGREFDCLKFRSMVTNSAEVLRDLLENDPQAREEWTTTFKLRRDPRITRFGAFIRKTSLDELPQFWNVLRGDMSIVGPRPVVQLELDTYYGPYAQAYCKMRPGITGPWQVNGRSNTTYAERVAMDASYVRNWTLLGDLSLIARTVGAVFSGRGSY
- a CDS encoding SLBB domain-containing protein, whose translation is MPQLLRRLLAAGLCLSIAVGPAHAQFYLGTFGNTGPTSGATSGTSSGTGAASSVGAGAGAGAGTGAGSAANAAGADAPGQGGSRLDSSARSLSRGARSSAADSGDQQTQPLDDSINTRGDSRRARTPAKPSQFQQFVEQATGRLLPIYGSELFDTPKVAYVPDGNSAAPSSYVLGPGDEVRLQVWGGVDFDGTLTIDRNGQVAIPRAGVVTLAGVREKDVESALRAQLGKTFTNFDLNANLGRLRSVQVYVVGQAQRPGTFTLSSLSTLVNAVFASGGPNANGSMRNIELRRGGSKVTTLDLYNFIGSGDKSGDVALQAGDVIVIPPVGPRVAITGALDQAAIYELKGSQTSLSSILALSGGVPTLAATSKALVERVVPGQNPPRQVQDVKLDAQGLGLPLQDGDIVTLLNISPAFANAVTLQGNVAAPLRYRWFPGMKLRDLIPEKDALITPNYYQRKNLLVQTLDGDRGIQAIDATGTAGADVDSARKAGATLSDRVRSMVDQINWDYAVIERLDRDQLKTTLIPFSPGKLLLSGDESQNLELQPGDVVTVLSQKDLKLPVLRQTRLVRLEGEVAAAGLYEVKPGETLRQLIERVGGLTPQAYVFGTAIDRESVRKKQQENLDQLIRRLESQQQSQISFLIANRTNVDAVVLQQQQLLARSQIQSLRTLRSDGRIALELDPKQQTVVALPDLPLEDGDHILVPSTPGFVSVTGAVNNENVFIYRTGKTVADVAQAAGLREEADQDQMFVLRADGSIVTRGDAGGGFFGGGFDKLALMPGDTLVVPEKLDRETTRNFVVRQLKDFTQILSQFGLGIAAIKVIQGL
- a CDS encoding Wzz/FepE/Etk N-terminal domain-containing protein; amino-acid sequence: MANEFQNRVALDDTLAQDEPGRDLIDLLQVVADNLRLLVLAPVGVAVLAFAVTFAIAPTYTAIATFLPPQQQQSMASSVLQSLGSLGGLAGAATGLKNPTDQFVSFLKSNAVEDELVQRFGLMDRYEAKFKGDARKQLEKNTRIAAGKDNIVTVEFDDHDPAFAAQVANAYPEELTRLLGRLAITEAQQRRVFFGKQLAETKDRLVAAEQALAATGVSVATLNANPATALEGPARLRAQVTAQEVKLASMRSFLTEAAPEFRQAQAELAALRKELARAETAQPASSTNGVAGGNDYIAKYRDFKYQETLLELFSRQYELARVDESREGAVVQSLDAAQPPEHKSKPRRAIVAAVAGAGSFLLLLIFIFARRSWLDARADGQSAERIERLSASWRRALGRG